From Haloarcula hispanica ATCC 33960, the proteins below share one genomic window:
- a CDS encoding ABC transporter permease, whose translation MSEGDSSTDPTPDGGVVSVDAPATRLHDGGTEGSTATDAADESALARIADSSLLTIARREYRLAVRSRWALGVALLFGLFTTAVVQFGASSVGPGRFDAVIATIAELGVYLVPLTALAVGYDAIVGADERGSLELMLALPVTKGRVVVGTAVGRAAVLSGAMLLGFVPGALLTVRYIGLASVGQYAAVALAAVLTACAMLGVAVLISTVARTKTHALGAALAIWLWVALLHDLVALGAVAGFDLGSGAIAAAILLNPVDCFRVLALSQVDVVAGGFGSVLAQAGLTTPMVTAALAAWVVVPVGVAAKLIQRRRL comes from the coding sequence ATGAGCGAGGGCGACTCCTCGACAGATCCGACCCCGGACGGCGGCGTCGTTTCGGTCGACGCTCCGGCTACCCGGTTGCACGACGGCGGAACCGAGGGAAGTACGGCCACGGACGCTGCCGACGAATCGGCGCTCGCCCGGATCGCCGACAGCAGTCTGCTCACCATCGCTCGTCGAGAGTACCGGCTGGCCGTGCGGAGCCGGTGGGCGCTCGGCGTGGCGCTGCTGTTCGGTCTCTTCACCACCGCGGTTGTCCAGTTCGGCGCGAGTTCGGTCGGCCCGGGTCGCTTCGACGCGGTGATCGCGACTATCGCCGAACTCGGCGTCTACCTCGTTCCGCTGACCGCGCTGGCGGTCGGCTACGACGCCATCGTCGGGGCGGACGAGCGCGGGTCGCTCGAACTCATGCTCGCGCTCCCGGTGACGAAAGGCCGTGTCGTCGTCGGGACCGCCGTCGGCCGGGCGGCGGTGCTGTCCGGCGCAATGTTGCTGGGCTTCGTCCCCGGCGCGCTGCTGACCGTCCGCTACATCGGTCTCGCCAGCGTCGGCCAGTACGCGGCCGTCGCACTCGCAGCGGTGCTGACCGCCTGTGCGATGCTCGGCGTGGCGGTACTCATCTCAACGGTCGCGCGGACGAAAACCCACGCGCTCGGGGCCGCACTCGCCATCTGGCTGTGGGTCGCGCTGTTGCACGACCTGGTCGCACTGGGGGCCGTCGCGGGGTTCGACCTCGGGTCCGGCGCTATCGCCGCGGCGATACTGCTCAACCCCGTGGACTGCTTCCGCGTGCTCGCGCTCTCACAGGTGGACGTGGTCGCCGGCGGCTTCGGCAGTGTGCTGGCCCAAGCTGGGCTGACCACGCCGATGGTCACCGCGGCGCTTGCGGCGTGGGTCGTCGTGCCCGTCGGTGTCGCTGCGAAACTCATCCAGCGACGCCGTCTCTGA
- a CDS encoding ABC transporter ATP-binding protein, whose amino-acid sequence MNVIDVDDVSKAYGDVQALDGLSLSVEQGATLGVFGTNGAGKTTLFKLLVGLNRPDAGSVSVAGADPTDGTTVRERVRYLPEHAGFPPSLTGREILSFHARMRSVPREDRAHHVERILHTVGLADAADRRVGGYSNGMNRRLGLGTALVGEPAVLILDEPTAGLDPDGIRAFHEVVESLAAETDVTIVFSSHALGEIQRLCSEAVIIADGQVATAGPVEELRRAAADEVTVSLSLASEAAASDAATDLGDHEAVSSVSRSGAAVTARTTPTDAYDLLTAVGEGYDIDRFEVREPGLEAAFHEAVGADDSDDTGSDSTAAAAEAATEDSGGEPA is encoded by the coding sequence ATGAACGTGATTGATGTCGACGACGTATCGAAAGCGTACGGCGACGTGCAGGCGCTCGACGGACTGAGTCTGTCTGTCGAACAGGGGGCCACCCTCGGCGTGTTCGGCACGAACGGGGCCGGCAAGACGACGCTGTTCAAACTGCTCGTCGGGCTGAACCGACCGGACGCTGGCAGCGTCTCCGTCGCCGGCGCGGACCCGACCGACGGGACCACCGTCCGCGAGCGAGTGCGCTACCTGCCGGAGCACGCCGGTTTCCCGCCGAGCCTGACCGGCCGCGAGATACTCAGCTTCCACGCCCGGATGCGCTCGGTGCCCCGGGAAGACCGGGCACACCACGTCGAGCGCATCCTGCACACCGTCGGACTCGCGGACGCCGCGGACCGCCGCGTCGGCGGCTACTCCAACGGGATGAACCGTCGGCTCGGACTCGGCACGGCGCTCGTCGGCGAACCGGCCGTGCTGATACTCGACGAACCGACGGCAGGGCTCGACCCCGACGGCATCCGGGCGTTCCACGAGGTCGTGGAATCCCTGGCAGCCGAGACGGACGTGACTATCGTCTTCTCTTCGCACGCACTCGGGGAGATTCAGCGGCTCTGCTCGGAGGCAGTCATCATCGCCGACGGACAGGTGGCGACGGCGGGACCGGTCGAGGAGCTTCGCCGCGCCGCCGCCGACGAGGTGACGGTGTCGCTGTCGCTCGCGTCCGAGGCGGCTGCGAGCGACGCGGCGACCGACCTCGGGGACCACGAGGCAGTGTCCAGCGTCAGCCGCTCCGGCGCGGCGGTGACGGCACGGACTACGCCGACCGACGCCTACGACCTGCTGACCGCCGTCGGTGAGGGGTACGACATCGACCGCTTCGAGGTCCGCGAACCCGGCCTTGAGGCCGCGTTCCACGAGGCCGTCGGGGCGGACGACAGCGATGACACCGGCTCCGACAGCACGGCGGCGGCTGCGGAGGCGGCGACCGAGGACTCCGGAGGTGAGCCGGCATGA